Proteins encoded in a region of the Desulfovibrio gilichinskyi genome:
- a CDS encoding radical SAM protein, producing MINKKQTLGGFPPKPFIMRFKQVENQWYKVKKVYRSLRVKKYPTFVFGPQYKRSRDCIEIDITYRCNLRCLNCNRSINKAPENLDISLAMIDNFVSDSLIQNIHWKRIRILGGEPTLHPHFVSIVKKIIKYRDSMGRGNVSIEVVTNGHGSYVQKQLNSLPSDIYIENSKKTPQEKLKFRPFSWAPRDFGQYSNNSYVNGCQIMKLCGMGLTPMGYYPCAISGGIDRIAKKQCGRNKIPTFDDDMKDILEWACSLCGRFLDGHHIPSKLLLPLTEELISPSWVKLYQDWQTKK from the coding sequence ATGATAAATAAAAAACAAACTCTCGGTGGTTTTCCTCCTAAGCCTTTTATAATGAGATTTAAGCAAGTTGAAAATCAATGGTATAAAGTTAAAAAGGTATACCGGTCCTTACGTGTAAAAAAATATCCGACATTTGTTTTCGGACCTCAGTATAAAAGAAGTAGGGATTGTATAGAGATTGACATTACTTACCGTTGCAATTTGAGATGTCTGAATTGTAATAGATCTATCAATAAGGCCCCTGAAAATCTTGATATAAGCTTAGCGATGATTGATAATTTTGTGTCAGATTCATTGATTCAAAATATTCATTGGAAACGCATTCGCATCTTAGGTGGAGAACCTACATTACATCCTCATTTTGTAAGCATAGTGAAGAAAATTATAAAATATAGAGATTCTATGGGACGGGGAAATGTAAGTATCGAAGTTGTAACGAATGGACATGGAAGCTATGTACAGAAACAACTCAATAGCCTGCCCAGTGATATATACATTGAAAATTCAAAGAAAACCCCACAGGAAAAATTAAAATTTAGACCTTTTAGTTGGGCTCCTCGAGACTTTGGACAATATTCAAACAATTCATATGTAAACGGCTGTCAGATCATGAAATTATGCGGAATGGGCTTAACTCCTATGGGATATTATCCTTGTGCAATTTCTGGAGGAATTGATCGAATTGCAAAAAAACAATGCGGAAGAAATAAAATACCAACATTTGATGATGATATGAAAGATATCTTAGAATGGGCTTGCTCTCTTTGCGGACGATTTCTTGATGGTCACCATATTCCTTCAAAACTGTTGCTTCCACTAACCGAAGAATTGATATCTCCAAGCTGGGTTAAATTATATCAGGATTGGCAAACAAAAAAATAA
- a CDS encoding glycosyltransferase family 2 protein: protein MPFLKSCVVQNGGEVLSNSRIRCCVLVATLGRSDKLLKRAIPSIQCQSVKPEAVVIVCDGKRFDPEICAKIKNLLPNIPVFFLTNTRAVGVAGAWNSGLLFLRENINAEYVALLDDDDSWDNNHLYLNLTSAQKNDSNVIVSGLRIVKDGVPVERDIITSLNESDFLVGNPGWQGSNTFISVELLFLVGDFREGLASLNDRDLAIRVIRHPQCKISYTGSWSATWYLTTNGNQLSSFRNSNKISGLRSFWEIYREDMSGTIQRNFFSRAEKLFGVPKQEITTYDK, encoded by the coding sequence ATGCCATTCTTGAAGAGTTGTGTTGTACAAAATGGGGGGGAGGTTTTGTCAAATTCTCGGATTAGGTGTTGTGTCCTAGTAGCAACGTTAGGGCGAAGTGATAAGCTTTTGAAAAGAGCCATACCATCTATCCAATGCCAATCAGTAAAACCAGAAGCTGTAGTTATCGTGTGTGATGGGAAACGGTTTGATCCAGAAATCTGTGCAAAAATTAAAAATTTGCTCCCAAATATCCCTGTGTTTTTTTTAACGAACACAAGGGCCGTTGGTGTAGCAGGGGCATGGAATTCTGGTCTTCTTTTCTTGAGGGAAAACATAAATGCTGAGTATGTCGCATTGTTAGATGATGATGACAGCTGGGATAATAATCATCTGTATTTAAACCTCACTTCTGCCCAAAAAAATGATTCAAACGTTATTGTTTCAGGTCTCAGAATTGTGAAAGATGGCGTTCCTGTCGAGCGTGACATTATTACTTCGCTAAATGAAAGTGACTTTTTGGTTGGAAATCCAGGATGGCAGGGGTCAAATACATTTATTAGCGTAGAGTTACTATTTCTAGTAGGTGATTTTCGTGAAGGTTTGGCTAGTTTAAATGATAGAGATTTAGCCATTAGAGTTATTCGGCATCCACAATGCAAAATATCATATACAGGATCTTGGTCAGCTACATGGTACTTAACAACAAACGGCAATCAACTAAGCTCATTTCGAAATAGCAACAAAATAAGTGGATTAAGATCCTTTTGGGAAATTTACAGAGAAGATATGAGCGGTACTATTCAGAGGAATTTCTTTTCTCGAGCTGAAAAGTTGTTTGGGGTACCAAAACAGGAAATAACAACTTATGATAAATAA
- a CDS encoding glycosyltransferase family A protein — protein MTLFNPEEPITMRKRLTPRNINVRRCPQQIKFDDADLIVGVTVHNNADSIQRCLQSILNQTEQFPVIILDDSSSDDWFDCCADLINRIDALVVSAHCGSAASARNAILDYVETEFSNVRWVARLDADDRLSFKNSLIAMRDAARKNDSKYVLGGNRLVKHGKLLACNNPATNSLKKSSFLINLLKKMAQGTASNEIPSCNLLVSPSAGWRYPEIKSAEDHWLVTSLLIFHPEDGSIVDDGYYADYTLQGSVTIACKQNGLAKQYREQLFQAAKLWISLKNEVNEILGFGCEGVVVRQGTQVEKHFYPWSISDEDVEYISNKCHESKILPDVNFVKKNNKWIAIYTYQKSFPVIDITIKESLYILKEFLNKKFVCTNISRSNFRRIYDGSLIYIDIGVSISEMDVSYFRDVAARMYAISALNLSSRELKRRYTKERQIEILSKLIGFEEFYKELIENHIKMIWKKCKIKTNLLHKNRETDVTLMIKVCSMDANIIYNQVSHIVSQLEIPANFDEKIILIDPFSGPYLRAYDKSNYSKLISEVKRLCRAGIVDRFLIAPQDCTSVSDVNKRWFNLACDKTHNSMQVPVTPQLWGFDQVKSRYLLQCDVDILVGRRDFCHDYLFEMIDALQSSDVFGIGFNIPHSPDSQDKIYDALPGDYVPEVRCGLFDLDRLKANRPFPNDIENGHLRLSWYRSIQRYQQTDGFRCLRGGSPRTFYVHPNNNCKIDNNFYVKVRDLISQGFVPSLQYGQWDVKGSIEDWKYPVRSEKLVFLLRGRNTPLHKVNRCISSLLMQRDQYFGVILIDDASPIEHQNNLRREVSRLKRATLVCNTARLGHIQNTIFAINQICVNNDTLVAILDLDDALIDRNTSLLIQEKQQQGHDVILGAMYRPDKPLKVYSPEFDAPRSHFGGEVWIHLRSFTRKLFKSIPQDSFKNGKEWVSECEDYAIMVPIVELAKKPVYIPQYLYFHERSTSSSLALREERDLTIRTILKKKSLSV, from the coding sequence ATGACTCTTTTTAATCCCGAAGAGCCTATTACTATGCGCAAACGGCTAACGCCAAGAAACATTAACGTGCGCCGATGTCCGCAACAAATTAAATTTGATGATGCAGACTTAATTGTAGGAGTTACAGTTCACAATAATGCAGATTCAATTCAACGCTGTTTGCAAAGCATATTGAATCAAACAGAGCAATTTCCAGTAATTATATTGGATGATTCATCCTCTGACGATTGGTTTGATTGTTGTGCAGATTTAATTAACAGAATTGATGCGCTCGTCGTAAGTGCTCACTGTGGTTCTGCTGCCAGTGCTCGAAATGCTATATTAGATTATGTAGAAACTGAATTTTCTAATGTTAGATGGGTTGCTAGACTTGATGCAGATGACAGACTTTCCTTCAAAAATTCACTTATTGCAATGCGAGACGCTGCAAGGAAAAATGATTCAAAGTATGTTTTAGGTGGGAATAGGCTTGTTAAACATGGCAAATTACTGGCGTGTAATAATCCTGCAACCAATTCTTTGAAAAAATCCTCGTTCTTGATAAATTTACTTAAAAAAATGGCTCAGGGGACAGCAAGTAATGAAATTCCCTCTTGCAATTTACTCGTATCCCCTTCCGCTGGATGGCGTTATCCTGAGATTAAAAGCGCAGAAGACCATTGGCTTGTTACCAGCTTACTGATTTTTCATCCTGAAGATGGGAGCATCGTCGATGACGGGTATTACGCGGATTATACGTTACAAGGCTCAGTGACGATTGCATGTAAGCAAAATGGGCTCGCAAAACAATATAGGGAACAATTGTTTCAAGCTGCGAAGTTGTGGATCTCCTTAAAAAACGAAGTTAATGAAATTCTTGGCTTTGGCTGTGAAGGTGTTGTTGTTCGCCAAGGCACACAAGTAGAAAAGCATTTTTATCCATGGTCCATAAGTGATGAGGATGTAGAGTACATAAGTAATAAATGCCATGAATCAAAAATATTGCCCGATGTTAATTTTGTAAAAAAAAATAATAAATGGATTGCAATATACACATATCAAAAGTCATTTCCAGTAATTGATATAACAATCAAAGAGTCTCTTTATATTTTAAAAGAATTTTTAAATAAAAAATTTGTATGCACAAACATATCTCGTTCAAATTTTAGAAGGATTTATGATGGTAGTTTGATCTACATTGACATTGGGGTTTCTATATCTGAAATGGATGTTTCGTACTTTAGAGATGTTGCTGCCAGAATGTATGCAATTTCAGCATTGAATTTGTCTTCAAGGGAACTAAAAAGACGTTATACAAAAGAAAGGCAAATTGAAATCTTAAGTAAGTTAATTGGTTTTGAAGAATTTTACAAAGAATTAATTGAAAATCATATCAAGATGATATGGAAGAAATGCAAAATAAAAACAAATTTACTACATAAAAATAGAGAAACAGACGTCACCTTAATGATAAAAGTGTGCTCTATGGATGCAAATATTATTTACAATCAAGTCTCGCATATCGTTTCACAGCTTGAAATTCCTGCAAATTTTGATGAAAAAATAATACTAATTGATCCATTTTCTGGTCCTTATCTTAGAGCGTATGATAAAAGTAACTACTCCAAGCTTATATCTGAAGTAAAAAGACTCTGTCGGGCTGGAATTGTTGACCGTTTTTTGATTGCACCTCAAGATTGTACCAGTGTTTCAGATGTAAACAAAAGATGGTTCAATCTTGCCTGTGACAAAACGCATAACTCCATGCAGGTTCCTGTCACCCCCCAACTCTGGGGATTTGACCAAGTCAAATCCCGATATTTATTACAGTGTGATGTCGATATCTTGGTAGGACGACGTGATTTTTGTCACGACTATCTTTTTGAAATGATTGACGCACTTCAGTCGAGCGACGTTTTTGGAATTGGCTTTAATATTCCCCACTCCCCCGATTCTCAAGATAAAATATATGATGCTTTACCGGGAGACTACGTGCCAGAGGTCCGTTGTGGATTGTTTGACTTGGATCGGTTGAAAGCAAATAGACCCTTTCCAAATGATATCGAAAATGGGCATTTAAGGCTGTCGTGGTATCGGTCTATCCAACGCTACCAACAAACAGATGGCTTCAGATGTCTTCGTGGTGGTTCTCCCAGAACCTTTTATGTACACCCTAATAACAATTGTAAAATCGACAATAACTTTTATGTGAAAGTACGAGATCTTATCTCACAAGGTTTTGTTCCTTCGTTACAATATGGACAATGGGACGTTAAAGGAAGCATAGAGGATTGGAAATATCCAGTGAGAAGTGAGAAGCTTGTTTTCCTTTTAAGAGGACGAAACACTCCATTACACAAAGTGAATAGGTGTATTTCTAGCCTTTTAATGCAGAGGGATCAATATTTTGGAGTGATTCTAATCGATGATGCTTCGCCCATAGAGCATCAAAATAACTTGCGTAGAGAAGTTTCACGATTGAAAAGAGCAACTCTTGTTTGTAACACAGCACGACTTGGGCATATTCAAAATACTATTTTTGCGATAAATCAAATTTGTGTCAATAACGATACTCTGGTGGCAATATTAGACTTAGACGATGCACTTATAGATAGGAATACAAGTCTGTTAATTCAAGAAAAGCAACAGCAAGGACATGATGTTATTTTGGGGGCGATGTATCGCCCAGACAAACCTTTAAAAGTTTATTCTCCAGAGTTTGATGCCCCACGTTCACACTTCGGAGGGGAAGTATGGATTCACTTGCGATCTTTCACTAGGAAACTCTTTAAATCTATACCTCAAGATTCTTTTAAAAATGGTAAAGAGTGGGTGTCCGAATGCGAAGACTACGCGATTATGGTGCCTATAGTGGAGTTGGCAAAAAAACCAGTCTATATTCCACAGTATCTTTATTTCCATGAACGTTCCACATCCTCATCATTAGCTTTACGAGAAGAAAGAGATTTGACGATTCGAACTATACTAAAAAAAAAGTCTCTTAGTGTGTGA